The segment CGACCGCCGCCAGCCTCGGCTGCCGGTTCGCCACGGCGTACCGCGCCCTCGTCGGACGGGCACGCGTCACCGAAGGCGAGTCGGTGACCGTGCTCGGCGCCGGCGGCGTAGGACTCAGCACCGTGATGATCGCGCGCGCCCTGGGATGTCGGGTGATCGCGGTGGATCGCAACCCGCAGGCGCTCGCCCTGGCCGCCGACCTCGGCGCGGACCACGTCCTGCTCGCCGACGGCCCGGACGTCCCGGCCGCCGTGGCCGAGCTCACGGGAGGCGGGAGCCACGTCGCGGTGGACGCCGTGGGCAGCGAGCAGACCTGCGCCGACGCGATCCTCAGCCTGCGTCGCCGCGGTCGCCACGTGCAGGTGGGCCTGCTCCCGCCGGTCGACGGTCACCCGCGGGTGCCGATGGATCGGGTGATCGGCTGGGAGCTCGACCTCCTGGGCAGCCACGGGATGGCAGCGGTCGACTACCCGGACATGCTCGCCCTCGTCGAGCAAGGCCTCCTCCGGCCCGATCAGCTGGTCCGGCGCACCATCGGGCTCGACGAGGCCGCGGCGCTCCTGCCCTCCTTCGACCGGACGACCGCGGCCGGCATGACGCTGATCGACCCCGCTCGCTGAGCAGCACGTCGGTCTGACGCCGCCCATCGGCTGCGCGGATGCACGTGTCCGGGCCTCCGCTCCTAGCGAACTTCGCAGTCGACGCCGCCCGCGCAGTCGCGCAGGGAGTGGTCATCGATCACTGCACCCCGGGAGTCGTAGGTGACCACTCGTGCCAAGGCCCCGGGGATGCCCGCCCACACGATGCTCGACCCCGGTGCCATCGTGTGGTCGACCGTCCCCTCGACGATCGTGCCGGCCGTGTTGACGAACTCGACTCGGGTGACCGAGTCGTCGGGCAGACCCGCCACGGCCAGGGATGGCGCGTCCTCGGACCCGGCGTCGCCGGCGAACACCTCCAGGCCCGTGCCCGGATCGAGGAAGTCGTCGGTGCCGAATCCCCACTCGTAATGCCGCTGACCGTCCTCGTTGCGGATCACCGCAGGCACGCAGTCGGCGCCCTGGAAGGACACGCAGGCAACCTCGAGCGTGCCATTGACCACCGCGATCCCCATGTCCGTGGAGCCGACCGGCTGTCCATCCTCGTCACCGGCGGCCGTCTCGATCGCGAGGACTCCGTCGTACAGCCAGCCGGGAAAGGCCGGGCGGTCGTACATCGTCACTCCTGTGTAGCTGGGGACGCCGGTGGTGAACGCCTCGCCCTGCACCTCGAACTCATCGCCCGGGATCTCCATCCCGTCCACTGCTCCGAGCGGTTCGGGGATGGCGACCTGCCACGCGGATATCCGCTCGGCCCCCGGCACGTCACGGAGCACCCGCTCCTGGAGCTCGCTGAGGCCGGTGGGACGAGCGGCGACGTCGCGCGCAACAGTGTCGCGGTCGCTGCCGCCGCCATCGAGTCCTGGCACGAGCAAGGTTGCGGAACCGCCCACCACGATCGTTGCCACCACCGCGACGAGCGCCGCACGCGTGCGCCGGCGTCGGACTCCGCGACTCTTCGCCTCAGCCAGACGACGAGGATCCAAGCGGGCCTCAGGATCGCCCTTCAGCTCTTCTGCGAAGAGCTCCAGCGTGGTCTGGTTCATCGGTACATCTCCTCTTCGACGGGCGTGTCCCCGCAGACGCGCAACTTGGCGAGGGCGCGCGCCAAGGTGCTCTTCACAGTGCCGGGAGCGATGCCGAGCTCGCGCGCGACGTTCGCTTCCGACAGGTCGTAGTAGTGCCGAAGCACGACCACGCGGCGTTCCCGCTCCGTCAGCTGCGCCAGGAGCCGGACGATCTGGTCACGGTCGTCAGGCCTGGGGTCGGCCGCTCCGGGGTCGGCATGACCCAAGGCCCCGCCCCCAATCTCGAAGAACCGGCGACGTCGGATGCGGTCCACATTGAGATTGACCAGAACCCGTCGGCAGTAAGCCAGGGCATCGCCGCTCCGGACCGTGCGCCACTTGGCGTACGTGCGCTCCAACGCCGTCTGCGCGAGGTCCTCGGCGAGGTGATGGTCCCCCGTGAGCAGGTACGCCGAGCGGTGGAGCTTCGGCCAGGCTGCGTACGCGAACTCATCGAACTCCTGCTCTCGCCCGGCCATCAACGCCCCGTTCCACACGTGTGATCAGTCTCGCCCGTACATACGCACCATGAACCAGATCGGTTCTGCCGTGCAGAGAACCAATCATCGCGACGAGTCTGCGGTCGGCGCTCCAGGTACGGCAGATCGTCCCCAACGGCAGGACCATCGCCGACCGCCGGGCCACCGCCGACGTGATCGCGGAGTCCGAGGTCGTCGGGCTGGAGGTCGGCGAACTCGAAACCACCAAGTGGCGCTCATCAGGAGATCCGCGAACCACCAGCGGCGTGTGCGTGCGTTCGCGCGTGGAAGAGTGCCCTCATGGCAGGTGGATCGGACCGAGGCCCCGAGCCCGTGCTCGAGACGGACCGGCTGTTGCTCAGGCCGTGGCGGGTGTCCGAGGCCCCCATCCAGCGTGAGATGTGGGCCGAACGAGATCCGCGAGTGCCGCCGCACCGGCGCATCGACGCGGAGGGGCTCCCTGCTGTCATGGACTTCGAAGAGGCGATCCGATCCGCCACGGGGTCATCGCTCGGGCTGCTGGCCGTCGAGCCGAAGGGTGTGGGTGCCGCCGTCGGCTACTGCGGCCTCGTGGACAGTGGACGCGGGTTGCAGGAGCCGGAGCTGGCCTTCGAGTTCCTGCGCCGGTCCTGGGGACAGGGATACGCCACCGAGGCGTCATGGGCGGTCCTGCGCTGGGCGACAACCGCTGGGTACCAGCGGCTCTGGGCCACCGTCTGGGACTGGAACATCGCCTCTCGTCGAGTGCTGGCGAAGGTCGGATTCGAAGAGGCCGAGCGGCAGGAGACGCCCCACGGGACCAACTGCGTCACCACGCGGCGGCTCTGAGCCGTTGTTGACCTCGGATCCGACCGGTCGAGCGGGTCAGGACCTCGTCTACTGACGCGACAGCGCCACGCGCAGGCGTTCCGTGGGATCGATGAAGTGGTCGTGGTCGTCCGTGCCGAGGTCGAGCTGGACCCAGTGCAGCTTGCCGGTGAACCGGGAGTCGCGGGCGCTGTAGTCGGCAGTGACTGTGGTGCCGGACTCGTAGCCGATGTCGGTGGTCTCGTCTGCGGAGAAGATCATCGGCTGGGTCCGGTCGACGCGGCCCGTCCCCACGTCGTCGCCGTCACAGAAGAGGGTGACGTCACCGCCCTTCGCCAGCCCGCC is part of the Nocardioides cavernae genome and harbors:
- a CDS encoding zinc-binding dehydrogenase, which translates into the protein MRAMVVDAVRGRPEVREVADPTCPAGGVVVRVMATGLCRSDWHAWAGHDEIAFPHVPGHELAGVVVEVGAGVGRWAVGDRVTVPFVCGCGRCEWCLAGNAQVCPDQQQPGFTHWGSFAEHVALHAADTNLIGLPESIDFATAASLGCRFATAYRALVGRARVTEGESVTVLGAGGVGLSTVMIARALGCRVIAVDRNPQALALAADLGADHVLLADGPDVPAAVAELTGGGSHVAVDAVGSEQTCADAILSLRRRGRHVQVGLLPPVDGHPRVPMDRVIGWELDLLGSHGMAAVDYPDMLALVEQGLLRPDQLVRRTIGLDEAAALLPSFDRTTAAGMTLIDPAR
- a CDS encoding SigE family RNA polymerase sigma factor — translated: MAGREQEFDEFAYAAWPKLHRSAYLLTGDHHLAEDLAQTALERTYAKWRTVRSGDALAYCRRVLVNLNVDRIRRRRFFEIGGGALGHADPGAADPRPDDRDQIVRLLAQLTERERRVVVLRHYYDLSEANVARELGIAPGTVKSTLARALAKLRVCGDTPVEEEMYR
- a CDS encoding GNAT family N-acetyltransferase, which encodes MAGGSDRGPEPVLETDRLLLRPWRVSEAPIQREMWAERDPRVPPHRRIDAEGLPAVMDFEEAIRSATGSSLGLLAVEPKGVGAAVGYCGLVDSGRGLQEPELAFEFLRRSWGQGYATEASWAVLRWATTAGYQRLWATVWDWNIASRRVLAKVGFEEAERQETPHGTNCVTTRRL